Below is a genomic region from Aquila chrysaetos chrysaetos chromosome 13, bAquChr1.4, whole genome shotgun sequence.
gggcatggggggggggcacccaaGAGATGGTtggggtatgggggggggggcacccaaGGGTGGGCTGGGGCGTGGGGGGGTCACCTAAGGGAGcgatggggatggggggggaccCGTGAGATGGTTTGGGGAGGGACGGACACCCAAGGGTGGGCCAGGGcgtgggggtgtgggggggcaCTGGCCACCCCCTGAGGGTGCAGGCACCGCAGGGGGTCCCGGGGGAGACACCAGTCCGGGGCCCCCCTCCCCCACGGACACCCGTGGGCCCCGTCTCTTCTGCCTGGAGTACGAGGGGGACGACGGCCGCGTCACCGCCGTCATCGTGCACCAGGTGGGGACCCCAGCgtccgggacccccccccccccccccccggggggcacccatgggtgcagggagggggggcCAGTGGAGCAAGGAGGGGGGGCTGCTGCGTGCGGGGGGGTGTTGGGGCACCCACGGGTGCCGTGGGGCGCAGCGGGTGCCCGGTGGGTGCTGGCTCTCCTGGGATAAAGCGGGTGggtgcgtggggggggggggtgaaggtGCTGCCGTGGGGCGACGGGGGTGCTGCCGTGGGGCACAGCAGGTGACGGGGTGCCGCAGGGGGACAGCGCGGAGGAGGTGACGCGACGGGTGTGCGCCCGGAGCCCGCTGGAACCCGCCCTGCGCCGGGCCCTCTGCCAGCGGGTGCAGGACGAGCTCAGCAAGCGCCGAGGGACGGGGTGACGCTGCTGACCCCCCCACGCACCCCCCCAGGGGGACACTGCTGTCCCCCCGGGGGACGGGTGCCAGCCGCTGCTTGCTGTCAATAAAGGTGCTGCGAGGCTCCGGTGTCTGGCCCCgcctggggaaactgaggcacgggggaGGGACCCAGGTATGCGGGGCCGGGCTTTTGGGGATCCCAGCGTGTCACCGCATCCTGTCCCCTGCTGTCATCGCCCTCAGCATCCCCTGCCGTGGGTGCCAGGGTACCCCCTGTGCGGGTGACGAGGGGTGCCGTGTCCCCAGGGACCCCCgatcccctcccctccccagggtccccatcccccccccccgcccagtgcCATCATGTCCCCAGGGTCCCCTCCCAGGTCCCCCCATCTCGGTGGCAGGGCCACAGCACCCTCCTGTCCgtctgtccccccccaccccgggctgGTGGCACCTGGGGACAAGACTGGGTGTCCCCAGAGCTGGCGCCACTGGTTTGTTATTGTTGGGTCTCCTCAGAGTGGGTTGTGCTGGTTTATTGTGATAGGGTCTCCCCAAATCAGGTCCCTTTGTTATTGTAGGGTCTCCCGGGAGCAAGGCACAGTGGTTTGTTATTGTAGGGTCTCCCTGAATTCGATCCCACAGGGGCTGTTATTGCAGGGTCACCTTGGAGCAAGGCACGGTGGTTTGTTATTGTAGGGTCTCTGCGGAGAGGGTCCTGCCAGTTTGTTACTGTAGGGTCTCCCCAAAACAGATCACGCTGGTTTGTTATTGTAGCGTATCCCCAAAACAGATCCTGCTGCTTTGTTATTGTAGGGTCTCCCCGGAGAGGGTCCGGCGCATTTGTTATTGTAGGGTCTCCCCAAAGCAGATCCTGGTGCTTATTTATCATGGGGGTCTCCCTGGAGTGGGTCCTGCTG
It encodes:
- the C13H2orf68 gene encoding LOW QUALITY PROTEIN: UPF0561 protein C2orf68 homolog (The sequence of the model RefSeq protein was modified relative to this genomic sequence to represent the inferred CDS: deleted 1 base in 1 codon) codes for the protein MEAAAGWRCRPGGRLDMSHGFVRHIRRNQIARDAYERAVRQARGRARGRLTTPPPRPRRPDQQVYRPRRPGGPGGDTSPGPPSPTDTRGPRLFCLEYEGDDGRVTAVIVHQGDSAEEVTRRVCARSPLEPALRRALCQRVQDELSKRRGTG